TGATCGGGTGGTATCAGGATCATAAACGGGTGCTTCCATGGAGGGAACAGAAAAATCCGTACTATATTTGGATATCGGAAATCATGCTGCAGCAGACCAGAGTAGAGGCAGTTAAGCCGTATTTTCAGCGGTTTATCACGGCGCTTCCGACCGTGGAGGATGTTGCACGCTGTGATGAGTCAGAGCTGTTGAAATTGTGGGAAGGACTGGGATACTATAACCGGGTACGAAACATACAGAAAGCCGCACAGAAGGTCGTAGAGCTCTATGACGGGAAACTGCCTGCAGACTATGATGCATTGCTGGGACTTCCCGGGATCGGTGATTATACGGCGGGAGCGGTTGCATCGATTGCATATCAGATACCGGTTCCGGCCGTGGATGGCAACGTCCTTCGGGTGATATCAAGGCTGACCGAAAATGAAGAGGATATTCTGAAACAGAGAGTCAGAAAGCGGATCCGGTCGCAGCTTTCGGAGATTATGCCGGCGGGGGCGCCCGGGGAGTTCAATCAGGCATTGATGGAACTGGGGGCGACAGTATGTGTGCCGAATGGGTCGGCAAAGTGTGGGGAATGCCCGCTTGCAGAGATGTGCGGTGCGAAGCTCCATGACCGACTGGATGAGATTCCGGTCAGGAAAAAGGCAAAGGAACGCCGTATCGAAGAAAAGACCGTTTTGATCATCCAGGACGGAGAGAAAGTTGCGATACGCAGGCGCCCGTCCGAGGGACTTTTAGCGGGGCTGTATGAACTCGTGAATTTTGACGGACATCTGAGTGAGAACGAAGTCCTGGAGAGAATGAAGGGATATCAGCTGACGACACTCCGTATCTTTCCGATAGAACAATCCAAACACATTTTTTCGCATGTGGAATGGAGGATGATCGGATACGTTGTAAAAGTTGCCGCGTTGGAGGGCAGCCAACATCTTGACATGATGTTTGTAGATATCCGTCATGCTGAAGAAAAATATCCTGTACCCGCCGCATTCGGTGCCTACGCGGCTTATCTGAATATGCGCCTGGGACAGGAAAAATATACAGGAGGAGAACTATGAAACTGTTGACAGTGACAGTGCCCTGTTATAATTCACAGGAGTACATGAGCACCTGCATAGAATCGTTGCTGAAAGGAGGAGATGAGGTAGAGATCGTCATTGTGGACGACGGATCCACAGACGACACACCGAAAATTGCAGATGAATATGCCAGAAAATATCCCTCGATCATAAAAGTGATCCATCAGGAAAATGGGGGTCACGGTGAGGCTGTCAATACAGGCCTTGCCAATGCAGGGGGGCTGTACTTTAAAGTGGTGGACAGTGACGACTGGGTGAGTGAATCTGCGTATAAGGCGATTCTGGAAATATTAAAGAAGTGTCTTGGCGGACCGGAAACACTGGATATGCTGATCAGCAATTACGTCTACGAAAAGGTCGGCGCCAGGCATAAGCGGGTGATGCGCTATCCGAACGCCCTGCCCCAGGGCAGGATCTTTGGCTGGGATGAGGTGAAGCCGCTGGGCAAGAGCCATTATCTGCTGATGCATTCGCTGATCTACCGTACGGAACTGCTGCGTGAATGTGGATTAAAGCTGCCGAAGCACACATTTTATGTGGACAATCTCGTCGCATTCATACCCTTCCCCTACGTGAAACACATGTATTATGCCGATGTGAATTTCTATCGTTACTATATTGGGAGAGTGGACCAGTCGGTGAATGAGTCAGTGATGATCAGAAGAGTAGATCAGCAGCTGATGGTCAACCGGATGATGATCGACTGCATGGCACAGCAGAAATCGCTGAACAAGCATGCGCGGAGTTATATGATGCATGCACTGTCCATCATTATGACGGTTTCGTCCGTCATTTTACTGCGGTCCGGAACGGATGAGAATCTGGCTAAGAAAAGTGAGCTGTGGAGATATTTGAAGGCCGCGGATGGCAAGACATATTTGAAACTGCGGTATGGACTGCTCGGGAGGACAATGAATCTTCCAGGCAAGGGAGGCCGTAAGTTTTC
The Ruminococcus gauvreauii genome window above contains:
- the mutY gene encoding A/G-specific adenine glycosylase encodes the protein MKEYENTEKLRCIVEPLIGWYQDHKRVLPWREQKNPYYIWISEIMLQQTRVEAVKPYFQRFITALPTVEDVARCDESELLKLWEGLGYYNRVRNIQKAAQKVVELYDGKLPADYDALLGLPGIGDYTAGAVASIAYQIPVPAVDGNVLRVISRLTENEEDILKQRVRKRIRSQLSEIMPAGAPGEFNQALMELGATVCVPNGSAKCGECPLAEMCGAKLHDRLDEIPVRKKAKERRIEEKTVLIIQDGEKVAIRRRPSEGLLAGLYELVNFDGHLSENEVLERMKGYQLTTLRIFPIEQSKHIFSHVEWRMIGYVVKVAALEGSQHLDMMFVDIRHAEEKYPVPAAFGAYAAYLNMRLGQEKYTGGEL
- a CDS encoding glycosyltransferase family 2 protein, producing MKLLTVTVPCYNSQEYMSTCIESLLKGGDEVEIVIVDDGSTDDTPKIADEYARKYPSIIKVIHQENGGHGEAVNTGLANAGGLYFKVVDSDDWVSESAYKAILEILKKCLGGPETLDMLISNYVYEKVGARHKRVMRYPNALPQGRIFGWDEVKPLGKSHYLLMHSLIYRTELLRECGLKLPKHTFYVDNLVAFIPFPYVKHMYYADVNFYRYYIGRVDQSVNESVMIRRVDQQLMVNRMMIDCMAQQKSLNKHARSYMMHALSIIMTVSSVILLRSGTDENLAKKSELWRYLKAADGKTYLKLRYGLLGRTMNLPGKGGRKFSITAYKIVQRIYGFN